A section of the Nitrospira sp. CR1.1 genome encodes:
- a CDS encoding response regulator, translating into MSASILIVDDEVSILNSLSSILEDEGYDVSVAKSGMEALRHCAISPPELMMLDIWMPEMDGLETLKRLRELVPSTQVMMMSGHGSIETAVKAIKLGAYDYIEKPLSLENVTLRVKHALDQHRLEQENRSLRTKVERRFELIGQAPVMQQLKQLIETAGPTNSRVLIGGENGTGKELVARAIHQHSHRANHPFVAVNCAAIPETLIESELFGHERGAFSGATTMKRGQFEQADGGTLFLDEIADMSLSTQAKVLRALQEQQFTRVGGTKLIKVDVRVLAASNKDLLQEIEKGTFREDLFYRLNVVPIVVPPLRHRREDIPLLVKHFLRVHAEEQGLKIKQVSPEAMDVFMQYEWPGNIRELRNLIERLMIMVPGPVIEAAHASVALQVRPQALAAQSAAGAQPVNTLLTRPYESLRDARNAFEKEFIARKLREHHWNISRTAEDLKIERSHLHRKIKLLDVEMRPEM; encoded by the coding sequence ATGTCTGCTTCGATTCTCATTGTCGATGACGAAGTCTCCATTCTGAATTCCTTGAGCAGTATTCTCGAGGATGAAGGGTATGACGTGAGTGTGGCCAAAAGCGGCATGGAGGCCCTCAGACATTGCGCAATCAGCCCGCCTGAACTGATGATGCTGGATATCTGGATGCCTGAGATGGACGGGTTGGAAACACTCAAGCGCCTGCGCGAACTGGTGCCGAGCACGCAAGTGATGATGATGTCCGGGCATGGATCGATCGAAACGGCGGTGAAGGCGATTAAGCTGGGAGCCTACGACTATATCGAAAAACCGTTGTCCCTCGAAAATGTGACCCTCAGGGTGAAACACGCCCTGGATCAACATCGGCTTGAACAGGAGAATCGCAGCCTCCGCACGAAGGTCGAGCGGAGGTTCGAACTGATCGGTCAGGCGCCGGTCATGCAGCAGCTGAAGCAACTGATCGAAACGGCCGGTCCCACCAACAGTCGGGTGCTGATCGGAGGCGAAAACGGGACCGGCAAGGAATTGGTCGCGAGGGCCATCCATCAGCACAGCCACAGGGCGAACCACCCCTTCGTGGCGGTGAACTGCGCGGCCATTCCTGAAACCTTGATCGAAAGCGAGTTGTTCGGTCACGAGCGGGGCGCCTTCAGCGGAGCGACCACCATGAAGCGCGGCCAGTTCGAGCAAGCCGACGGCGGCACGTTGTTTTTGGACGAAATTGCGGACATGAGCTTGAGCACCCAGGCCAAGGTGTTGCGTGCCCTCCAGGAGCAGCAGTTCACGCGGGTCGGCGGGACCAAGCTGATCAAGGTCGATGTGCGGGTGCTGGCCGCGTCGAATAAGGATTTGTTACAGGAAATCGAGAAGGGAACGTTCCGTGAGGACTTGTTCTACCGGCTGAATGTGGTGCCGATCGTGGTGCCTCCCTTGCGCCACCGCCGCGAGGATATTCCTTTGCTGGTGAAGCATTTCCTGCGTGTGCATGCCGAAGAACAGGGGTTGAAGATCAAGCAGGTCTCACCGGAGGCTATGGACGTGTTCATGCAGTATGAATGGCCGGGGAATATTCGTGAACTCCGGAACCTGATCGAGCGGCTGATGATCATGGTGCCGGGGCCCGTGATCGAAGCGGCGCATGCGTCTGTTGCCTTGCAGGTGCGTCCTCAAGCGCTCGCCGCACAGTCGGCCGCCGGTGCGCAACCGGTCAATACGTTGCTGACTCGGCCGTACGAATCGCTTCGTGATGCGCGGAACGCCTTCGAGAAGGAATTCATTGCCCGTAAGCTCCGCGAGCATCATTGGAACATTTCCCGCACGGCGGAAGACTTGAAGATCGAGCGCAGTCATTT